The bacterium genome includes a region encoding these proteins:
- a CDS encoding FeS-binding protein, which yields MGRRRLKLVFGPALVKEPVIYQLGRRFEIVTNIRRADVTRDQGWVLLEITGEAEELDRGVAYLESRGVKVEPTEGDLVE from the coding sequence ATGGGACGCCGCCGCCTGAAGCTCGTCTTCGGCCCTGCTCTGGTCAAGGAACCGGTCATCTACCAGCTGGGCAGGAGGTTCGAGATCGTGACCAACATTCGCCGCGCCGACGTGACGCGAGATCAAGGTTGGGTGCTGCTCGAGATCACGGGTGAGGCGGAGGAGCTGGACCGGGGCGTCGCCTATCTCGAATCACGCGGCGTCAAGGTGGAGCCCACCGAGGGCGATCTCGTTGAGTAG
- a CDS encoding threonine synthase, with the protein MPKLLGLRCRECGAEYELQATHVCEMCFGPLDVAFDKTALKKVVSRRRIEQGPPSMWRYRDLLPVEESTAVVTLGEGFTPLVKADRLGAELGLRNLYLKNDSMNPTNSFKDRVVSVAISWARAHGFETIACASTGNLANAVAAYSARAGLECFVFVPVDLEPAKIVSIGVFDPNVVAVRGNYDEVNRLCSQLVESTPWAFCNINIRPFYAEGSKTLTFETAEQLGWKLPDEIIIPIASGCQFVRHRQAVRELMEFGLVSDDRLPALTGAQALGCAPVYNAFHSETPERVLPVKPDTIARSIAIGNPSDGMYVNRIARETKGVVEAVTETEIVAAMRLLARTEGIFTETAGGVTIGVLAKLAKAGRWRGDEVVVAYVTGHGLKTADVLASVDGHARRVEIDPTLKSLREKVNI; encoded by the coding sequence GTGCCCAAGCTGCTCGGATTGCGCTGTCGCGAATGCGGGGCGGAGTATGAGCTCCAGGCGACGCATGTGTGTGAGATGTGCTTCGGTCCGCTCGACGTGGCCTTCGATAAAACCGCGCTCAAGAAGGTGGTGAGCCGCCGGCGAATCGAGCAGGGCCCGCCGTCGATGTGGCGCTATCGCGACCTGCTCCCCGTCGAGGAGTCGACCGCGGTCGTCACCCTGGGCGAGGGCTTCACCCCGCTGGTCAAGGCGGACCGGCTCGGCGCCGAGCTGGGGCTGCGCAATCTCTACCTGAAGAACGACAGCATGAACCCGACCAACTCCTTCAAGGACCGGGTGGTGTCGGTCGCCATCAGCTGGGCCCGGGCTCACGGCTTCGAAACCATCGCGTGCGCGTCGACGGGCAATCTGGCCAATGCCGTGGCCGCCTACTCGGCCCGGGCCGGTCTCGAATGTTTCGTCTTCGTCCCGGTGGACCTCGAGCCGGCCAAGATCGTCAGCATCGGGGTCTTCGATCCCAACGTCGTCGCCGTGCGGGGCAATTACGACGAGGTCAACCGGCTGTGCAGCCAGCTCGTCGAGTCGACGCCGTGGGCGTTCTGCAACATCAACATCCGGCCTTTCTATGCCGAGGGTTCGAAGACCCTGACCTTCGAGACCGCCGAGCAGCTCGGCTGGAAGCTGCCGGACGAGATCATCATCCCGATCGCCAGCGGTTGCCAGTTCGTGCGTCACCGCCAGGCGGTGCGCGAGCTGATGGAGTTCGGCCTGGTCTCCGACGATCGCCTTCCGGCGTTGACGGGCGCGCAGGCACTGGGCTGCGCTCCGGTCTACAACGCGTTTCACTCGGAGACGCCCGAGCGCGTGCTGCCGGTCAAACCCGACACCATCGCCCGATCGATCGCCATCGGCAACCCGTCCGATGGGATGTACGTCAACCGGATCGCACGCGAGACGAAGGGCGTGGTCGAGGCGGTCACCGAGACGGAGATCGTGGCCGCGATGCGCCTGCTCGCGCGCACCGAGGGGATCTTCACCGAGACCGCGGGCGGGGTGACGATCGGCGTGCTCGCCAAGCTCGCGAAGGCGGGTCGGTGGCGGGGCGACGAGGTCGTGGTAGCTTACGTCACCGGACACGGCCTCAAGACGGCCGACGTTCTCGCCTCCGTGGACGGTCATGCGAGACGGGTGGAAATTGATCCGACGTTAAAGTCATTACGTGAAAAGGTGAATATCTGA
- a CDS encoding prephenate dehydrogenase: protein MPAVAVVGLGLMGASFALALKAARPDVVVVGSDRDPATVRKALDRGIVASASTDLGAVEIADLVVVAAPIRAMREVFGNLAGRTAGKVVTDMASTKADVMEWAAAAGIDLVGGHPMCGREVAGIDGADASMFRDAPWALTRAEPMTSGLVEAVGAHPMVMSAQTHDRLVAGVSHAAFLLSVGYVLALSRRADWPEAARLAASGFRDMSRLAAGDPELYAGVARTNRANMLEQLDAVSAELARLRRHLEADDPRLVELFEEARSVRERWARPS from the coding sequence ATGCCTGCCGTCGCGGTCGTCGGCCTTGGCCTGATGGGCGCTTCGTTCGCCTTGGCGCTGAAGGCGGCGCGGCCGGACGTCGTGGTCGTCGGCAGCGACCGCGATCCCGCGACGGTGCGCAAGGCGCTCGATCGCGGGATCGTGGCCAGCGCGTCCACCGACCTGGGTGCCGTCGAGATCGCCGACCTGGTGGTCGTCGCGGCTCCGATCCGGGCGATGCGGGAGGTGTTTGGCAACCTGGCCGGCAGAACCGCCGGCAAGGTGGTCACGGACATGGCGAGCACCAAAGCCGACGTCATGGAGTGGGCCGCGGCTGCCGGGATCGACCTGGTGGGCGGCCATCCGATGTGCGGCAGGGAGGTGGCCGGCATCGACGGCGCCGACGCGTCGATGTTCAGGGATGCGCCCTGGGCGCTGACACGGGCCGAGCCCATGACGAGCGGCCTGGTGGAGGCGGTCGGCGCGCATCCGATGGTGATGAGCGCCCAGACTCACGACCGCCTGGTCGCGGGCGTCAGCCACGCCGCCTTCCTGCTGTCGGTGGGTTACGTCCTGGCCCTTTCGCGGCGTGCCGATTGGCCCGAGGCGGCCCGCCTCGCGGCGTCCGGCTTCCGTGACATGAGCCGGCTCGCCGCCGGTGACCCCGAGCTCTACGCGGGCGTGGCGCGCACCAACCGCGCGAACATGCTGGAACAGCTCGACGCCGTCAGCGCCGAGCTGGCGCGCCTGCGCCGGCACCTGGAGGCGGACGATCCCCGCCTGGTCGAGCTCTTCGAAGAGGCGCGATCGGTGCGCGAGCGCTGGGCCCGCCCGTCGTGA
- the menC gene encoding o-succinylbenzoate synthase has translation MKLQAVELRRVRMSLVAPFETSFGVQTERDILLLKAATSEGEGWGECVAAEEPTYSSEYVDAAEHVLIHHLLPRLFAEPRLEAADVARSLRPVHGHNMAKAAIEMAVLDAELRARGESFGHYFGAVRPAVDCGVSVGIQASIPALMQTVGDYLDQGYRRIKLKIKPGWDIEPVRAVRERFGDVPLQVDANTAYAASDARHLAELDAFGLLLIEQPLPEDQVLAHAELARVVRTPICLDESITSEQAAADAIRLGACQIINIKPGRVGGYLEGRRIHDLCAAHGIAVWMGGMLETGLGRAGNVAMAAMPNFTLPGDTSASDRYYRRDITEPFVLDEGRLRVPAGPGLGVTVDEAFLKEITHRTRTVEAGRSGQALS, from the coding sequence GTGAAGCTGCAGGCCGTCGAGCTGCGCCGCGTGCGCATGTCGCTGGTGGCTCCATTCGAGACGTCTTTCGGAGTCCAGACGGAGCGCGACATCCTGCTCCTGAAGGCCGCCACCAGCGAGGGTGAGGGCTGGGGCGAGTGCGTCGCCGCCGAGGAGCCGACTTACTCATCCGAGTACGTCGATGCGGCCGAGCACGTGCTGATCCACCACCTGCTGCCCCGACTGTTCGCCGAGCCGCGCCTCGAGGCCGCTGACGTGGCGAGGTCGCTGCGTCCCGTTCACGGCCACAACATGGCCAAGGCCGCGATCGAGATGGCCGTCCTCGACGCGGAGCTCCGCGCTCGCGGTGAGTCGTTCGGCCATTACTTCGGCGCCGTGCGCCCGGCCGTCGACTGCGGCGTCTCGGTCGGCATCCAGGCCTCAATCCCCGCGCTCATGCAAACGGTCGGTGACTATCTCGACCAGGGCTACAGGCGGATCAAGCTGAAGATCAAGCCGGGGTGGGACATCGAACCGGTGCGCGCGGTGCGCGAGCGATTCGGAGACGTGCCGTTGCAGGTCGACGCCAACACCGCCTATGCCGCGTCCGACGCACGGCACCTGGCCGAGCTGGATGCCTTCGGTCTGCTGCTGATCGAGCAGCCGCTGCCGGAGGATCAGGTGCTGGCGCACGCAGAGCTCGCGCGGGTGGTGCGCACGCCGATCTGCCTGGACGAATCGATCACTTCGGAGCAGGCCGCGGCCGACGCCATCCGGCTGGGCGCCTGTCAGATCATCAACATCAAACCAGGCCGTGTCGGAGGCTACCTCGAAGGGCGCCGGATCCACGACCTTTGTGCGGCGCATGGCATCGCCGTCTGGATGGGCGGGATGCTCGAGACGGGCCTGGGCCGCGCCGGCAACGTGGCCATGGCGGCGATGCCGAACTTCACCCTGCCAGGCGACACCTCCGCCTCAGACCGCTACTACCGCCGCGACATCACCGAACCGTTCGTCCTCGACGAGGGGCGCCTGAGGGTGCCGGCCGGGCCGGGCCTGGGCGTGACGGTCGATGAGGCGTTCCTGAAGGAGATCACCCACCGGACCCGAACGGTCGAGGCGGGCCGCTCAGGTCAGGCCCTTTCGTAA
- a CDS encoding MoaD/ThiS family protein: MPQFRIPGPLRRLSEGQVTVAVDATDLGAAIAALDARYPGFKDRLLDESGELRQFVNVYLNDEDVRLGSGLKAQVSERDEISIVPAVAGGRRRP, encoded by the coding sequence ATGCCGCAGTTTCGAATCCCTGGACCCCTCCGCCGTCTGTCCGAAGGACAGGTCACCGTGGCCGTCGACGCGACGGACCTCGGCGCCGCCATCGCGGCGCTTGATGCCCGCTACCCCGGATTTAAAGACCGCCTGCTCGATGAGAGCGGCGAGCTCCGGCAGTTCGTCAACGTGTACCTGAACGACGAGGACGTCCGTCTCGGTTCGGGCCTCAAAGCCCAGGTCAGCGAGCGGGACGAGATATCGATCGTGCCCGCCGTGGCGGGGGGCCGGCGCCGACCTTAG
- a CDS encoding NUDIX hydrolase, whose product MRPASEEVLCVKREDIFPDGAWHGFVSRDLERHQAVIRDRHLFMTRASVEDDPTYQQIIPYVVFRHADRYFLTHRLRASSEKRLRKQYSLGVGGHVNPQDLEAGDPILDGLKREWREEVVYDGRFEAKLLGLLNDDSSPVSRVHLGVVFLVDGDSPNISIRETDKLAGELLTLDEMRIYYLGMESWSQMVYDRLTLGAS is encoded by the coding sequence TTGAGACCGGCTTCCGAGGAGGTCCTGTGCGTGAAGCGGGAGGACATCTTCCCCGACGGAGCCTGGCACGGGTTCGTGAGCCGGGATCTGGAGCGCCACCAGGCCGTGATCCGCGACCGCCACCTGTTCATGACGCGTGCTTCGGTCGAAGATGATCCGACCTACCAGCAGATCATCCCCTACGTCGTCTTCCGGCATGCGGACCGCTATTTCCTCACCCACCGGCTGCGCGCATCTTCGGAGAAGCGCCTGCGCAAGCAGTACTCGCTGGGCGTCGGCGGCCATGTCAACCCGCAAGACCTCGAAGCCGGCGATCCCATCCTGGACGGCCTGAAGCGCGAGTGGCGAGAGGAGGTCGTCTACGACGGCCGGTTCGAAGCCAAGCTCCTGGGGTTGCTGAACGACGACTCGTCGCCGGTGTCCAGGGTGCACCTCGGGGTAGTCTTCCTGGTGGACGGCGACTCGCCGAACATCTCGATCCGTGAAACCGACAAGCTGGCGGGTGAGCTGCTGACCCTGGACGAGATGCGCATCTACTACCTCGGCATGGAATCGTGGTCGCAGATGGTGTACGACCGCCTGACGTTGGGGGCCTCGTGA
- the aroF gene encoding 3-deoxy-7-phosphoheptulonate synthase, which yields MIIVMSHTATEAEIKAVVDRVHEIGLKTELSRGEERALVGVIGGNAYAYKEAFSHLAAIHEIIPITKPFKLASREFRPVDTVVDVGGVKIGSDEVVMMAGPCSVEGEEMLLETARHVAKQGARLLRGGAFKPRTSPYSFQGLGESALKMMATARAETGLKVVTEVVSTGDVELVARYADVLQLGTRNMQNYALLQEAGRSGKPVLLKRGMSSTMEEWLLAAEYILSQGNRDVILCERGIRTFETATRFTLDLNAVPLARELSHLPIIVDPSQATGKWSLVRPMALAAVAAGAHGLIVEVHPTPNQALSDGAQSLDFHSFDHLMSDLRRLLASMAKQLA from the coding sequence GTGATCATTGTCATGTCGCACACCGCGACCGAAGCCGAGATCAAGGCGGTCGTCGACCGCGTGCACGAGATCGGCCTCAAGACAGAGCTGTCCCGCGGCGAGGAACGGGCTCTGGTGGGGGTCATCGGCGGCAACGCATACGCCTACAAGGAGGCGTTCTCGCACCTCGCCGCCATCCACGAGATCATCCCGATCACCAAGCCGTTCAAGCTGGCCAGTCGCGAATTCCGGCCGGTCGACACGGTGGTCGACGTGGGCGGGGTGAAGATCGGCTCGGACGAGGTCGTGATGATGGCGGGTCCCTGCTCGGTGGAGGGTGAGGAGATGCTCCTCGAAACCGCCCGCCACGTCGCCAAGCAGGGCGCCCGGCTGCTACGAGGCGGAGCGTTCAAGCCTCGCACCTCGCCCTACTCGTTCCAGGGCCTGGGCGAGTCCGCCCTGAAGATGATGGCGACGGCACGTGCGGAGACGGGGCTCAAGGTGGTGACCGAAGTGGTGTCGACGGGCGACGTCGAGCTGGTCGCGCGTTACGCGGACGTGCTCCAGCTCGGGACGCGCAACATGCAGAACTACGCGCTGCTGCAGGAGGCGGGGCGGTCGGGCAAGCCGGTGCTCCTGAAACGGGGCATGTCGTCGACCATGGAGGAGTGGCTGCTGGCGGCCGAGTACATCCTGTCGCAGGGCAACCGAGACGTGATCCTGTGCGAGCGCGGCATCCGGACCTTCGAGACCGCGACCCGGTTCACACTGGACCTGAACGCCGTGCCGCTGGCGCGCGAGCTGTCACATCTGCCGATCATCGTCGACCCCTCCCAGGCGACCGGCAAGTGGTCGCTCGTGCGACCCATGGCGCTGGCGGCGGTCGCGGCCGGCGCCCATGGCCTGATCGTGGAGGTGCACCCGACGCCGAACCAGGCGCTGTCCGACGGCGCCCAGTCGTTGGACTTCCATTCCTTCGACCACCTGATGTCCGACCTCCGGCGGCTCCTCGCCTCGATGGCCAAGCAGCTCGCGTAA
- the aroH gene encoding chorismate mutase, with amino-acid sequence MPVRGVRGATTATANTTEAITDATEELLRELVRLNDLDPAEICFAYFTTTRDLTAEFPAFAARKLGWLDVPLLCGHDMDVRPPNPRGVPMCVRILLLYNTSRPQSAMRFAYLRGAQAIKVDLDYLRGSLTP; translated from the coding sequence ATGCCGGTGAGGGGGGTTCGCGGCGCGACCACCGCGACGGCGAACACGACCGAGGCGATCACCGACGCCACCGAGGAGCTGCTGCGCGAGCTCGTCCGCCTCAACGACCTCGACCCGGCTGAGATCTGCTTCGCCTACTTCACGACGACGCGCGACCTGACCGCCGAATTTCCAGCGTTCGCGGCCCGCAAGCTGGGCTGGCTGGACGTGCCGCTTCTGTGCGGGCATGACATGGACGTCCGGCCGCCGAACCCGCGCGGCGTGCCGATGTGTGTGCGTATCCTGCTGCTTTACAACACCTCACGACCGCAGTCGGCGATGCGCTTTGCGTACCTGCGGGGTGCGCAGGCGATCAAAGTCGACCTCGACTATCTCAGGGGGTCTTTAACACCGTGA
- the aroA gene encoding 3-phosphoshikimate 1-carboxyvinyltransferase: MASVRRPRSLEGEVRLPGDKSISHRALIFGAIASGRSRLRGLSNGADVNSTARCLRALGAELDGSTLAGCGVRGLREAKGPLDCGNSGTTMRLLAGLLAAQEFASELQGDESLSRRPMDRVVTPLREMGARADWPPLRVGGQVPLQGIEYRQPVASAQVKSAILIAGLFADGATTVIEPVGTRNHTELMLKAMGADVRVDGRRVGVARTDRLEPLDMEIPGDLSAAAFWLVAGGLVPGSRLRLPGAGVNPTRTAFIDLLRTFGVRVAMSNERTEGGEPVADLEVGPAAGLRPFEITGAMSAEMIDELPVLAVAATQLPGRSLIADAGELRVKESDRIAAMAEGLLAMGADITAEDDGWTIHGPSHLEGARVRSRGDHRIAMALTVAGLLADGATEIEDAGCVDISYPGFFDTLESLC; the protein is encoded by the coding sequence ATCGCGAGCGTTCGCCGGCCTCGGAGCCTCGAAGGCGAGGTCCGGCTTCCGGGCGACAAGTCGATCTCCCACCGTGCGCTCATCTTCGGCGCGATCGCCTCCGGCCGCAGTCGCCTGCGCGGGCTCTCGAACGGCGCGGACGTGAATTCGACCGCGCGGTGCCTGCGCGCCCTGGGCGCCGAGCTCGACGGCTCGACGCTCGCCGGTTGCGGGGTGCGCGGGCTGCGTGAGGCCAAGGGCCCTCTCGACTGCGGCAACTCCGGCACGACCATGCGCCTGCTCGCCGGCCTGCTCGCCGCACAGGAGTTCGCGAGCGAGCTGCAAGGTGACGAGTCCCTGTCGCGGAGGCCCATGGATCGCGTGGTGACTCCGCTGCGCGAGATGGGCGCGCGTGCGGACTGGCCGCCCCTGCGGGTGGGCGGGCAGGTGCCGCTTCAGGGCATCGAGTACCGCCAGCCGGTGGCGAGCGCCCAGGTCAAGTCCGCCATCCTGATCGCCGGGCTCTTCGCCGATGGCGCCACCACGGTGATCGAGCCGGTGGGGACCCGCAACCATACGGAGCTGATGCTGAAGGCGATGGGCGCGGACGTGAGGGTCGACGGCCGGCGGGTCGGGGTCGCCAGGACAGACCGGCTCGAGCCGCTCGACATGGAGATTCCCGGCGACCTGAGCGCCGCCGCCTTCTGGCTCGTCGCCGGTGGGCTCGTCCCCGGTTCACGGCTGCGTCTTCCGGGCGCTGGGGTCAACCCGACACGAACCGCCTTCATCGACCTGCTGCGAACGTTCGGAGTGCGCGTCGCCATGTCCAACGAGCGCACGGAGGGCGGCGAGCCGGTGGCCGACCTCGAGGTCGGGCCGGCGGCCGGGCTGCGACCCTTCGAGATCACCGGCGCGATGTCCGCCGAGATGATCGATGAGCTGCCGGTGCTCGCGGTCGCGGCCACGCAGCTGCCGGGTCGCAGCCTGATCGCGGATGCGGGCGAGCTGCGCGTCAAGGAGTCCGATCGCATCGCGGCGATGGCCGAAGGACTGCTCGCCATGGGGGCGGACATCACCGCCGAAGACGACGGCTGGACGATCCATGGACCGAGTCACCTCGAAGGCGCGCGCGTCCGCTCGCGTGGCGACCATCGAATCGCGATGGCGCTCACGGTGGCCGGGCTGCTTGCGGATGGCGCCACCGAGATCGAAGACGCCGGGTGTGTCGACATCTCGTATCCGGGCTTTTTCGACACCCTCGAATCCCTGTGCTGA